One genomic region from Microcystis panniformis FACHB-1757 encodes:
- a CDS encoding tetratricopeptide repeat protein, with product MFLRPFSILITLCLGLGFLSLPRPVQSLPLNAIAQVNAASTALDFFNQGVKRLQQGDLEAAINSFNEAIRLNPNYAQAYGNRGIAYSRLQQYDQALADYNQFIRFNPNSAVAYYNEQLCMIN from the coding sequence ATGTTTCTCCGTCCTTTCTCTATCTTAATTACCCTCTGTCTCGGTTTAGGCTTCCTTTCTCTCCCTCGGCCCGTTCAATCTTTACCTTTAAATGCGATCGCTCAAGTCAATGCTGCCTCAACTGCTCTGGACTTTTTCAATCAGGGAGTAAAAAGATTACAACAAGGTGATCTAGAGGCTGCCATTAATAGTTTTAATGAAGCCATTCGTCTTAATCCTAACTATGCTCAAGCCTATGGCAACAGAGGAATTGCCTATAGTCGTTTACAGCAATATGACCAAGCCCTGGCTGATTATAACCAATTTATTCGCTTTAATCCCAATTCAGCAGTAGCTTACTATAACGAGCAACTTTGTATGATCAATTAG
- a CDS encoding PilN domain-containing protein: MYSLDVNFLKDRHLSQTGKGTPAAKISTAINLRKQTPLLIGVGVGAGLLTLTGLLGLILGWQTSETQALIQQLDAELGQLQAQSKKLEDMKAQLTAVGEENEALVTVFNQIRPWSAILQEIRLQTPPSVQLTSVQQVEVPAAPDQGQQNRATRLKISGFASNYEAVNDYLLTLQASPFLQGRQTVIESAALADLPVEVDNQYKNINVTFPQAVQFVITAQLSDTPATEQLPNLARNGAIGVITRINTLKRQGAIQP; encoded by the coding sequence ATGTATAGTCTTGACGTTAATTTTCTTAAGGATCGCCATCTTAGCCAAACGGGGAAAGGAACCCCCGCAGCCAAGATTTCCACCGCTATTAACCTGCGTAAACAAACACCCCTGTTGATCGGTGTGGGAGTGGGGGCCGGATTATTGACACTGACGGGATTACTCGGTTTAATCCTCGGTTGGCAAACCAGCGAAACTCAGGCCCTAATTCAGCAACTGGATGCGGAATTAGGTCAACTGCAAGCCCAAAGCAAAAAGCTAGAAGACATGAAAGCGCAACTAACGGCGGTAGGAGAAGAAAATGAAGCTCTGGTAACTGTATTCAATCAGATTAGGCCTTGGTCAGCTATTCTTCAGGAAATTCGCCTGCAAACTCCCCCTAGTGTCCAGCTAACCAGTGTGCAGCAGGTGGAGGTTCCCGCTGCCCCAGATCAAGGGCAACAGAATCGGGCTACTCGCTTAAAAATCAGTGGTTTTGCCAGTAATTACGAAGCAGTCAATGATTATCTCTTAACCCTACAAGCTTCTCCTTTTTTACAGGGTAGGCAAACGGTGATCGAAAGTGCTGCCCTGGCCGATTTACCCGTAGAGGTGGATAATCAGTACAAAAATATTAATGTTACTTTCCCCCAAGCGGTTCAATTTGTGATCACCGCCCAATTAAGTGATACTCCCGCTACGGAACAACTGCCCAATCTCGCCCGGAATGGAGCGATCGGAGTTATCACTAGGATTAACACTCTCAAACGCCAAGGAGCCATTCAACCATGA